One stretch of Pigmentiphaga aceris DNA includes these proteins:
- a CDS encoding peroxiredoxin: protein MTIKIGDNVPDATLTEFIPVETEGCALGPNAFQVADLVRGKKIAVFAVPGAFTPTCSAKHLPGYVQQIDAFRAKGVDEVWCVSVNDAFVMGAWAKEQGAQGKVRLLADGSGIWTRALGLELDLNARGMGTRSQRYSMVLEDGKVTQLNVEAAGKFEVSDADTLLAQV, encoded by the coding sequence ATGACGATCAAGATTGGCGACAACGTTCCCGACGCAACCCTCACCGAATTCATTCCGGTCGAGACCGAAGGCTGCGCGCTCGGCCCCAACGCCTTCCAGGTGGCAGACCTGGTGCGCGGCAAAAAGATCGCCGTGTTTGCCGTGCCGGGTGCCTTCACGCCGACCTGCTCGGCCAAGCACTTGCCGGGTTACGTGCAGCAGATCGATGCATTCCGCGCCAAGGGCGTGGACGAAGTCTGGTGCGTGTCGGTCAACGACGCATTCGTGATGGGTGCCTGGGCCAAGGAACAGGGCGCACAGGGCAAGGTCCGTCTGTTGGCAGACGGTTCGGGCATCTGGACGCGCGCACTGGGTCTGGAACTGGACTTGAACGCACGTGGCATGGGCACCCGTTCGCAGCGTTATTCGATGGTGCTGGAAGATGGCAAGGTGACCCAGCTGAACGTGGAAGCAGCAGGCAAGTTCGAAGTCAGCGACGCCGATACGTTGTTGGCGCAGGTCTGA
- the lpxC gene encoding UDP-3-O-acyl-N-acetylglucosamine deacetylase, whose amino-acid sequence MLRQRTIKSITRTTGVGLHSGRRVELTLRPAAPNTGIVFHRVDLEQPVDIPADALEIGDTRLASVLQRGKVRVSTVEHLMSACAGLGIDNLHVDLTAEEVPIMDGSASTFVFLIQSAGIEEQPVAKRFIKVLKTVEVREGEGAAAKWARLEPHDGFALAFSIDFRHPAIDATANFAEIDFAQHSYSREIARARTFGFVQDVETLRAAGLARGGSYDNAIVLDEYRVLNAEGLRYDDEFVKHKILDAIGDLYLIGSPLISRYVAHKSGHGMNNQLVRALLARQDAWEYVTFDSEAAAPRAFHQEWALA is encoded by the coding sequence ATGCTGCGCCAACGCACGATTAAAAGCATCACCCGTACGACCGGTGTCGGACTGCATTCAGGACGACGGGTCGAGCTTACGCTGCGCCCGGCGGCACCCAATACGGGCATCGTGTTTCATCGTGTCGATCTTGAGCAGCCCGTGGACATTCCGGCAGATGCGCTTGAGATCGGCGACACCCGTCTGGCGTCGGTCTTGCAGCGTGGCAAGGTGCGCGTATCGACCGTCGAACATCTGATGTCTGCGTGCGCGGGGTTGGGCATCGACAATCTGCATGTCGACCTGACGGCCGAAGAAGTGCCGATCATGGACGGCAGTGCCAGCACCTTCGTGTTCCTGATCCAATCGGCAGGCATTGAAGAACAGCCGGTCGCCAAGCGTTTCATCAAGGTCTTGAAGACCGTTGAAGTCCGTGAAGGCGAGGGCGCAGCTGCCAAGTGGGCGCGTCTTGAGCCGCATGACGGCTTTGCCTTGGCGTTCTCCATCGATTTCCGTCACCCGGCCATCGATGCCACCGCCAACTTTGCCGAGATCGATTTCGCTCAGCATTCCTATTCGCGTGAAATTGCACGTGCGCGCACCTTCGGCTTCGTGCAAGACGTCGAAACCTTGCGTGCTGCGGGTCTGGCGCGCGGCGGCAGCTATGACAACGCCATCGTGCTGGATGAATACCGGGTGCTGAACGCGGAAGGTCTGCGCTACGACGACGAGTTCGTCAAACACAAGATTCTGGATGCCATCGGTGACCTGTACCTGATCGGCAGCCCGCTGATCTCGCGTTATGTGGCGCACAAGTCTGGGCACGGCATGAACAACCAACTGGTGCGCGCCTTGTTGGCCCGCCAGGATGCCTGGGAATACGTCACCTTCGATTCGGAGGCCGCCGCACCGCGTGCCTTCCATCAGGAATGGGCGCTCGCTTGA
- a CDS encoding DciA family protein — protein sequence MIICKTEVLHRSSGTRQTMRPLYKHPRKGQKAPQDPATKTAALAWLRHDGRTAGLLATAHQHMDLEQHLRAALPAALQSSCHVLRFEDGQLTIGVPAAAHSAKLRQLAPRIASSLEKRGWQVNGIAVRVQATLSRPLGGVVAPNPVGRPNQIGSPGIQAFADLQDKISDGPLAQAVARLVARRRET from the coding sequence ATGATTATCTGCAAGACAGAGGTGCTCCACCGAAGCTCTGGAACCAGACAGACAATGCGTCCGCTGTACAAACACCCACGGAAAGGCCAAAAGGCACCGCAGGATCCTGCCACCAAGACTGCCGCATTAGCATGGCTGCGTCATGACGGTCGTACTGCCGGTTTGCTGGCCACTGCCCACCAGCACATGGACCTGGAACAACATCTGCGCGCGGCATTGCCTGCCGCGCTGCAGTCGTCGTGTCACGTCCTGCGTTTCGAAGACGGGCAATTGACCATCGGTGTGCCGGCTGCCGCGCATTCGGCAAAACTCAGACAATTGGCCCCGCGCATCGCAAGCAGTCTGGAAAAGCGTGGATGGCAGGTTAATGGGATCGCGGTACGTGTCCAAGCAACGTTATCGCGCCCATTGGGCGGGGTCGTAGCCCCCAATCCGGTAGGCCGGCCAAACCAGATCGGCTCTCCTGGCATACAGGCTTTCGCGGATCTGCAGGACAAGATCAGCGATGGTCCGCTGGCGCAGGCCGTGGCCCGTTTGGTGGCACGCAGGCGTGAAACGTGA
- a CDS encoding M23 family metallopeptidase — protein MAGPPAVGGPMMTAAQLSYERERLEGLARRNAPVRVLDIKQGFEAAARPALGASPGPVITVMPIAFGFITSTFGMRTDPITRSQAMHEGQDFAAPMGTPILAAASGIVIDARMHSEYGQMVEIDHGNDLVTRYAHASVLLVKRGDLVRRGQQIALVGSTGRSTGPHLHFEVRTVGVAVDPVRFLGDQARPATLASMSAGAGGRP, from the coding sequence TTGGCTGGCCCTCCCGCGGTGGGCGGGCCGATGATGACGGCTGCACAACTCAGTTATGAACGCGAACGGCTGGAGGGCCTGGCCCGCCGAAATGCGCCCGTGCGGGTGTTGGACATCAAGCAAGGTTTCGAGGCGGCTGCGCGCCCTGCTCTTGGTGCCAGCCCAGGACCGGTAATAACCGTGATGCCGATCGCCTTCGGGTTCATCACCTCGACCTTTGGCATGCGCACCGATCCGATCACGCGTTCACAGGCCATGCACGAAGGGCAGGATTTTGCCGCGCCGATGGGTACGCCGATTCTGGCTGCGGCCAGCGGCATCGTGATCGATGCGCGAATGCACTCGGAATACGGGCAGATGGTGGAGATCGATCATGGCAACGACCTGGTCACGCGTTATGCGCACGCATCGGTGTTGCTGGTGAAACGCGGTGACCTGGTGCGGCGCGGGCAGCAGATCGCGCTGGTGGGCAGCACCGGGCGGTCCACCGGGCCGCATCTGCATTTCGAGGTCAGGACGGTTGGTGTGGCGGTCGATCCCGTGCGTTTTCTGGGGGATCAGGCGCGTCCGGCCACCTTGGCGAGCATGAGTGCCGGGGCAGGCGGCAGGCCCTGA
- the secA gene encoding preprotein translocase subunit SecA codes for MVSSLLKKIFGSRNDRLLKQYRKTIERINELEPQTAALTDEQLAAKTVEFRQRFQQGATLDDLLPEAFAVVREGGKRALGMRHFDVQLLGGIVLHSGRIAEMRTGEGKTLVATLPAYLNAIASKGVHVVTVNDYLASRDAEWMGRLYRFLGMSVGVIVSQQPNEQKKEAYAADITYGTNNEYGFDYLRDNMEYQLGDRRQRPLFFAIVDEVDSILIDEARTPLIISGQAEDHTELYIRMNAVPPLLTRMATEPKPTEPEPPGDFWVDEKGNQLFLSEAGHENAEAILGRLGMLPEGESLYDPRHISLMHHLMVALRGHNLFFRDQHYVVQDGEVVIVDEFTGRLMTGRRWSDGLHQAVEAKEGVKIQNENQTLASITFQNYFRMYEKLAGMTGTADTEAFEFQEIYGLETIIMPTNRPMARNDQNDQVFKTDHEKHGAIIADIRECHGRGQPVLVGTTSIENSELLSDLLTKAKIKHEVLNAKQHAREAEIVAEAGKAGHITIATNMAGRGTDIVLGGSLEKQIDLIRHDESLTEADKNARIDTIRQEWKPANEAVKAAGGLRIIGTERHESRRIDNQLRGRAGRQGDPGSSRFYLSLEDPLMRIFAGDRVRGIMERLKLPEGEPIEAGMVSRSIETAQRKVESRNFDIRKQLLEYDDVANDQRKVIYAQRNDVLEASSIADTVSNLREAAFTALVREYVPADSVEEQWDIARLENVLASEWQLEVPLVKMLETETTLSDEDVVERVVAAANAAYNAKVEQVGAEMWGQFERSIVLQSIDTHWREHLSSLDHLRQGIHLRGYAQKNPKQEYKREAFELFSGMLDRIRDDVVKVLMTVRVQSAEQMEQAEAQAAQPAQVQYHHANYDEALAAAPAPADAETVRNLLPKVGRNDPCPCGSGKKYKVCHGKLT; via the coding sequence ATGGTTTCCTCTCTGCTCAAGAAGATTTTCGGTAGCCGAAATGACCGGCTCCTGAAGCAATATCGCAAGACGATCGAGCGCATCAATGAGCTCGAACCTCAAACGGCCGCGCTCACGGACGAGCAGCTTGCTGCGAAAACCGTCGAATTCCGCCAGCGTTTCCAACAGGGTGCCACCCTGGACGATCTGCTGCCAGAAGCCTTTGCGGTTGTTCGCGAAGGTGGCAAGCGCGCCCTCGGCATGCGTCACTTCGACGTGCAGTTGCTGGGCGGCATCGTGTTGCACAGCGGCCGTATCGCGGAAATGCGTACCGGCGAAGGCAAGACCCTGGTCGCCACGCTGCCCGCCTACCTGAACGCGATCGCCAGCAAGGGCGTTCACGTGGTCACGGTCAACGACTACCTCGCGTCGCGCGATGCCGAATGGATGGGGCGTCTGTATCGCTTCCTGGGCATGAGCGTTGGCGTGATCGTGTCGCAGCAGCCCAACGAACAGAAGAAAGAAGCCTACGCTGCCGACATCACCTACGGCACCAACAACGAATACGGCTTCGACTATCTGCGCGACAACATGGAGTATCAGCTCGGCGATCGGCGTCAGCGCCCGCTGTTCTTTGCCATCGTTGACGAGGTGGACTCGATCCTGATCGACGAGGCGCGTACCCCGCTGATCATCTCCGGCCAGGCCGAGGATCACACCGAGCTGTACATCCGCATGAACGCCGTGCCGCCGCTGCTGACCCGCATGGCCACGGAACCCAAGCCGACCGAACCCGAGCCGCCTGGCGACTTCTGGGTCGACGAGAAAGGCAATCAGCTGTTCCTGTCGGAAGCCGGCCACGAAAACGCGGAAGCGATTCTGGGTCGTCTGGGCATGTTGCCGGAAGGTGAGTCGCTGTACGACCCGCGTCACATCTCGCTGATGCACCACCTGATGGTGGCGCTGCGCGGCCACAACCTGTTCTTCCGCGACCAGCACTATGTCGTGCAGGACGGCGAAGTCGTCATCGTCGACGAGTTCACCGGTCGCCTGATGACCGGTCGCCGCTGGTCCGACGGCCTGCACCAGGCGGTGGAAGCCAAGGAAGGCGTGAAGATTCAGAACGAGAACCAGACGCTTGCGTCGATCACGTTCCAGAACTACTTCCGCATGTACGAAAAGCTGGCTGGCATGACCGGTACGGCCGACACCGAAGCCTTTGAATTCCAGGAAATCTACGGTCTGGAAACCATCATCATGCCGACCAATCGGCCGATGGCGCGTAACGACCAGAATGACCAGGTGTTCAAGACCGACCACGAAAAGCATGGTGCGATCATCGCGGATATCCGCGAGTGCCATGGACGTGGACAGCCGGTGTTGGTGGGTACCACCAGCATTGAAAATTCGGAACTGCTGTCCGATCTGCTGACCAAGGCCAAGATCAAGCACGAAGTGCTCAACGCCAAGCAGCACGCCCGTGAGGCCGAGATCGTGGCCGAAGCCGGCAAGGCGGGTCACATCACGATCGCCACCAACATGGCCGGTCGCGGTACCGACATCGTGCTGGGCGGCAGCCTGGAAAAGCAGATCGACCTGATCCGCCACGACGAATCGCTGACGGAAGCCGACAAGAACGCGCGCATCGACACCATCCGTCAGGAATGGAAGCCGGCGAACGAGGCGGTCAAGGCGGCGGGTGGTCTGCGCATCATCGGCACCGAGCGTCACGAATCGCGTCGTATCGACAATCAGCTGCGTGGCCGTGCCGGTCGCCAGGGTGACCCGGGTTCGTCGCGCTTCTACCTGTCGCTGGAAGATCCGCTGATGCGCATCTTCGCGGGTGACCGCGTGCGCGGCATCATGGAACGCCTGAAGCTGCCCGAAGGCGAGCCGATCGAGGCAGGCATGGTGTCGCGTTCGATCGAGACCGCCCAGCGCAAGGTCGAAAGCCGCAACTTCGACATCCGCAAGCAATTGCTGGAATACGACGACGTCGCCAACGACCAGCGCAAGGTGATCTACGCTCAGCGTAACGACGTGCTGGAAGCGTCGAGCATTGCCGACACCGTCAGCAACCTGCGCGAAGCTGCCTTCACCGCACTGGTGCGTGAATACGTGCCGGCCGATTCGGTCGAAGAGCAGTGGGACATTGCCCGCCTGGAAAACGTGCTGGCATCGGAATGGCAACTGGAAGTGCCGCTGGTGAAAATGCTGGAAACCGAAACCACGCTCAGCGACGAAGATGTCGTGGAACGTGTGGTGGCGGCCGCCAATGCAGCCTACAACGCCAAGGTCGAGCAAGTCGGTGCCGAGATGTGGGGCCAGTTCGAACGTTCGATCGTGTTGCAGTCGATCGATACGCACTGGCGCGAGCATCTGTCCTCGCTTGATCACCTGCGCCAAGGTATTCATCTGCGTGGTTACGCGCAGAAGAATCCGAAGCAGGAATACAAGCGCGAGGCATTTGAGCTGTTCTCGGGCATGCTCGATCGCATCCGCGACGATGTGGTCAAGGTCTTGATGACGGTGCGCGTGCAGTCGGCCGAGCAGATGGAGCAAGCCGAAGCGCAGGCTGCCCAGCCGGCGCAGGTGCAGTACCACCACGCCAATTACGACGAGGCGCTGGCTGCGGCTCCGGCCCCGGCAGATGCCGAGACGGTGCGCAATCTGCTGCCGAAGGTCGGCCGCAACGATCCGTGCCCGTGCGGTAGCGGCAAGAAGTACAAGGTGTGCCACGGCAAGCTGACCTGA
- a CDS encoding enoyl-CoA hydratase produces MAQATLNTASSSAPTDASAEPILLREDKQGVTTLCLNRPLQFNALSEAMLDALQRELAAIASDTSVRCVVLSAAGKAFCAGHDLRQMRGSPRLDYYQDLFSRCAGVMQAVQALPVPVIARVHGVATAAGCQLVASCDLAIASESARFAVSGINVGLFCATPAVALTRNVPTKRAFDMLVTGRFIDAATAADWGLINDAVPDADLDDAIADKVAAILGKSAAAIRYGKAMFYRQRQMDLAEAYAYAGDVMARNMMEEDAGEGVDAFLEKRKPVWKS; encoded by the coding sequence ATGGCGCAGGCCACCCTCAACACCGCGAGCAGTTCAGCACCGACCGACGCCAGCGCAGAGCCCATCTTGCTGCGCGAGGACAAGCAGGGCGTGACCACACTCTGCCTGAATCGCCCGCTGCAGTTCAATGCCTTGTCCGAGGCCATGCTGGACGCCTTGCAGCGCGAACTGGCGGCAATTGCCAGCGACACCAGCGTGCGTTGCGTGGTGCTGTCGGCGGCCGGCAAGGCATTTTGCGCCGGGCACGACCTGCGCCAGATGCGTGGCAGCCCCCGTCTTGATTACTACCAGGACCTGTTCTCGCGTTGCGCGGGGGTAATGCAAGCCGTGCAGGCATTGCCAGTGCCGGTGATCGCGCGTGTGCACGGCGTGGCCACGGCAGCGGGCTGCCAGCTGGTCGCCAGTTGCGACCTGGCCATCGCCAGCGAAAGCGCGCGTTTTGCGGTGTCGGGCATCAATGTCGGCCTGTTCTGCGCCACGCCCGCAGTGGCCTTGACCCGCAACGTACCCACCAAACGGGCGTTCGACATGCTGGTCACCGGCCGCTTCATCGATGCGGCAACCGCTGCCGACTGGGGCCTGATCAATGATGCCGTGCCGGATGCCGATCTGGATGATGCGATTGCCGACAAGGTGGCAGCCATCCTGGGCAAGAGCGCAGCAGCCATCCGTTATGGCAAGGCGATGTTCTATCGGCAGCGTCAGATGGACTTGGCCGAGGCCTATGCGTACGCAGGCGATGTGATGGCGCGCAACATGATGGAAGAGGACGCTGGCGAAGGCGTGGATGCCTTCCTGGAGAAGCGCAAACCGGTCTGGAAGTCGTGA
- the mgtE gene encoding magnesium transporter: protein MHSRAMVDTSPDTPVRKRGLDPEDAQEALDRVHELLRRQRMVEDLVHRQEEGDARADVVESLVHRQHDAELRTLLNALDPADIAFILESLPTDERQAIWRLVRADYDGEILLEVADWVRESLIATMDQEELVAATENLEADELADLAPDLPPEVVAEVQKGLTDEERARLSAVMSYPEDSVGALMDFEMVRVRDDVTLEVVLRYLRRLQELPDHTDQIFVVDRQDRLQGSLSLGKLLISDPDVKVSDAMDTGILSLAPLDEADEAAAAFERYDLVSAAVVDGLGRLIGRLTVNEVVDYIREASDEQTLSKAGLQEEDIFAPVKSAIRNRTPWLLVNLCTAGFASFVASRFEETVGQIVILAFLMSIVAGIGGNTGNQTMTLIIRALAVGRVSSANLVRLVKREFLIALLVGLGGGLVAAAFAWAISGRFTLGLVMMAAMILNMMIGSGVGILVPLLRDRFGKDPALGSSVLLTFATDTLGFLIFLGLATIFLL from the coding sequence TTGCATTCTCGCGCGATGGTCGATACCTCTCCAGATACCCCGGTCCGCAAACGCGGGCTAGACCCAGAAGACGCCCAGGAAGCCCTGGATCGCGTCCACGAACTGCTGCGCCGGCAGCGCATGGTCGAAGACCTGGTGCATCGCCAGGAAGAAGGCGACGCACGCGCCGATGTCGTCGAATCGCTGGTGCATCGCCAGCACGATGCCGAGCTGCGCACGCTGCTGAACGCGCTCGACCCGGCCGACATCGCCTTCATTCTGGAATCGCTGCCCACCGACGAACGCCAGGCCATCTGGCGCCTGGTGCGCGCCGATTACGACGGCGAAATTCTGCTGGAAGTCGCCGACTGGGTGCGCGAGTCGCTGATCGCCACCATGGACCAGGAAGAACTGGTCGCGGCGACCGAAAACCTGGAAGCAGACGAGCTGGCCGATCTGGCCCCCGACCTGCCGCCCGAAGTCGTGGCCGAGGTCCAGAAAGGCCTGACCGACGAAGAGCGCGCGCGCCTGTCCGCGGTGATGAGCTACCCGGAAGACTCGGTTGGCGCGCTGATGGACTTCGAGATGGTGCGCGTGCGTGACGACGTCACGCTGGAAGTGGTGTTGCGCTACCTGCGCCGCCTGCAGGAACTGCCCGACCATACCGACCAGATCTTTGTCGTTGACCGCCAGGACCGCCTGCAGGGCAGCCTGTCCTTGGGCAAGCTGCTGATCAGCGACCCGGATGTGAAGGTGTCCGACGCCATGGATACCGGCATCCTGTCACTGGCACCGCTGGACGAAGCCGACGAAGCCGCAGCGGCCTTCGAGCGTTACGACCTGGTGTCGGCCGCGGTGGTCGACGGCCTGGGCCGCCTGATCGGCCGGCTGACCGTCAACGAGGTGGTGGACTACATCCGCGAGGCCTCGGACGAACAGACCCTGTCGAAAGCCGGTCTGCAGGAAGAAGACATCTTCGCGCCGGTCAAAAGCGCCATCCGCAACCGCACGCCCTGGCTGCTGGTGAACCTCTGTACGGCGGGCTTTGCGTCGTTCGTGGCTTCGCGCTTTGAAGAAACCGTGGGCCAGATCGTGATACTGGCATTTTTGATGTCGATCGTCGCCGGCATTGGCGGCAACACCGGCAATCAGACCATGACCTTGATCATCCGCGCGCTGGCCGTCGGCCGGGTGTCGTCGGCCAATCTGGTCCGGCTGGTCAAGCGCGAATTCCTGATCGCCCTGTTGGTAGGCCTGGGCGGCGGCCTGGTGGCAGCAGCGTTTGCATGGGCAATTTCGGGCCGCTTCACGCTTGGTCTGGTGATGATGGCCGCGATGATCCTGAACATGATGATCGGTTCCGGCGTGGGCATTCTGGTGCCGCTGCTGCGTGACCGCTTCGGCAAAGACCCGGCGCTGGGATCGTCCGTGCTGCTGACCTTCGCCACCGATACGTTAGGATTCCTGATCTTTCTCGGCCTGGCGACGATCTTCCTGCTGTAA
- a CDS encoding HD-GYP domain-containing protein: MSLPILDALAKLLAEATRTRSAYTGGHSDRVPEIALALLDATIATQTGPFADFALTASERETFRLAAWLHDCGKLLCADPILDKATKLEAVQNRIHEIRTRFEVLWRDIELDYWRELHAGGDAQALDTKRRNAQQTLQEEFDFIARVNTGNKPLHAGDHARLRAIGARTWTPYFDRSLGLSREEQMRQAEGGIASLPARERLLADRPEHVVPWGDDAPPVTRDDPRNHWGFDMQLPPHAAHHGELHNLGVLRGTLNDAERFHAHSHAVHTMTMLSTLPLSGDFAALPALAANHHERPDGSGYPRRLRGDALGIPDRILAIADIFEALTANDRPYKPPYSLAQTLETMQGMVRAGHIDADLFALFLRSGVYRRYVDLHLPGEPVLDVETYLDVPRNPQVHRAAGKA, from the coding sequence ATGTCCTTGCCCATTCTCGATGCGCTGGCAAAACTGCTGGCCGAGGCCACGCGTACCCGGTCGGCCTACACCGGTGGGCACAGCGATCGGGTGCCGGAAATTGCACTGGCCTTGCTCGACGCCACCATCGCCACCCAGACCGGCCCGTTTGCCGATTTCGCCCTGACCGCCAGCGAACGCGAAACCTTCCGGTTGGCCGCCTGGTTGCACGATTGCGGCAAGCTGCTGTGTGCCGACCCGATTCTGGACAAGGCCACCAAACTGGAAGCGGTGCAGAACCGCATCCACGAGATCCGCACCCGCTTCGAAGTGCTGTGGCGCGATATCGAACTGGACTACTGGCGCGAACTGCATGCCGGTGGCGATGCGCAGGCCCTGGACACCAAACGCCGCAACGCCCAGCAGACCCTGCAGGAAGAATTCGACTTCATCGCCCGGGTCAATACCGGCAACAAACCGCTGCACGCCGGTGACCATGCCCGACTGCGCGCAATCGGTGCCCGCACCTGGACGCCCTATTTCGACCGCAGCCTGGGCCTGTCACGCGAAGAGCAGATGCGCCAGGCAGAAGGTGGCATTGCCTCCTTGCCCGCGCGCGAACGCCTGCTGGCCGACCGCCCCGAACACGTGGTGCCCTGGGGGGACGACGCGCCACCCGTGACCCGCGACGACCCGCGCAATCACTGGGGCTTCGACATGCAGTTGCCGCCCCATGCGGCGCATCACGGAGAACTGCACAACCTGGGCGTGCTGCGCGGCACCCTGAATGACGCCGAGCGCTTCCACGCACACTCGCATGCGGTGCACACCATGACCATGCTCAGCACCTTGCCGCTGTCCGGCGACTTCGCTGCGCTGCCCGCATTGGCTGCCAATCACCACGAGCGCCCTGACGGCTCGGGCTACCCGCGCCGCCTGCGTGGCGATGCGCTTGGCATTCCTGACCGCATTCTGGCGATCGCCGACATTTTCGAAGCGCTGACCGCCAACGATCGTCCTTACAAGCCGCCCTACTCGCTTGCCCAGACCCTGGAGACCATGCAGGGCATGGTGCGCGCCGGCCACATCGATGCAGACCTGTTTGCGCTGTTCCTGCGCAGCGGCGTGTACCGACGCTATGTCGATCTGCATCTGCCGGGCGAGCCGGTGCTGGATGTCGAGACCTATCTGGATGTGCCGCGCAATCCGCAGGTGCATCGCGCTGCCGGCAAAGCCTGA
- the ssuD gene encoding FMNH2-dependent alkanesulfonate monooxygenase, translated as MNILWFLPTHGDGRYLGTSHGARPVSLSYLRQVAQAADSLGYYGVLIPTGRSCEDSWVVASALAPLTERLRYLVAIRPGIISPTVSARMAATLDRLSGGRLLINVVTGGDPDENRGDGLHLDHSERYEAASEFLKIWRRVLQGEAVDFDGKHLKVENAKALYPPVQKPYPPLYFGGSSDEAHALAAEQVDVYLSWGEPPEAVGRKIADVRARAAALGRTVKFGVRLHVIVRDTNEQAWAAAAELIEHVSDDTIASAQASFARFDSVGQRRMAALHGGRRDQLEIYPNLWAGVGLVRGGAGTALVGDPQTVAARIREYADLGIDNFIFSGYPHLEEAYRFAELVFPLLPEPYASLARGGTTNITGPFGEMIANDVLPGSGAARAAG; from the coding sequence CTGAACATTCTCTGGTTTCTTCCCACCCATGGCGATGGCCGATATCTCGGAACCAGCCATGGCGCTCGACCGGTGTCGCTGTCTTATCTCAGGCAGGTGGCGCAAGCCGCCGACAGCCTGGGGTATTACGGCGTGCTGATTCCCACTGGCCGGTCTTGCGAAGATTCCTGGGTGGTGGCGTCGGCGCTGGCACCGCTGACCGAACGGTTGCGTTACCTGGTGGCGATTCGCCCCGGCATCATTTCGCCCACGGTGTCGGCGCGCATGGCCGCCACGCTGGACCGCTTGTCGGGTGGGCGGCTGCTGATCAACGTGGTCACAGGCGGAGACCCGGATGAAAACCGGGGCGATGGCCTGCACCTGGATCACAGCGAACGCTATGAGGCTGCGTCTGAGTTCCTGAAAATCTGGCGTCGCGTGTTGCAGGGCGAAGCCGTGGACTTCGACGGCAAGCACCTGAAGGTGGAAAACGCCAAGGCGCTGTACCCGCCAGTGCAGAAACCTTACCCGCCCCTGTATTTCGGTGGGTCGTCCGACGAGGCGCATGCACTGGCTGCCGAGCAGGTCGATGTCTACCTGAGCTGGGGCGAGCCGCCTGAAGCAGTGGGCCGCAAGATTGCCGATGTGCGGGCGCGTGCCGCAGCGCTGGGGCGCACGGTGAAATTCGGTGTGCGCCTGCACGTGATCGTGCGCGACACCAATGAACAAGCCTGGGCTGCTGCTGCCGAGCTGATCGAGCATGTGTCGGACGACACCATTGCATCGGCACAGGCCTCGTTCGCCCGGTTCGATTCGGTCGGCCAGCGTCGCATGGCCGCCTTGCATGGCGGACGACGCGATCAGCTTGAGATCTATCCGAACCTGTGGGCAGGGGTAGGGCTGGTGCGTGGGGGCGCAGGCACGGCCCTGGTGGGTGATCCGCAGACGGTGGCCGCGCGTATTCGCGAGTATGCAGACCTGGGCATCGACAACTTCATTTTCTCCGGGTATCCGCACCTGGAAGAAGCCTATCGGTTTGCCGAACTGGTGTTCCCCTTGCTGCCCGAACCTTACGCAAGCCTGGCACGTGGCGGCACGACCAATATCACCGGGCCGTTTGGCGAGATGATCGCCAATGATGTGCTGCCGGGAAGTGGGGCGGCGCGCGCTGCTGGTTAA